A stretch of the Glycine soja cultivar W05 chromosome 13, ASM419377v2, whole genome shotgun sequence genome encodes the following:
- the LOC114380952 gene encoding uncharacterized protein LOC114380952 yields the protein MACGCSSTAMAEKISWNCAVFVALMLVLSSCESNTSDFTTQMMFHESVSNSNNKACDEIYVVREGETLQTISEKCGDPYIVEENPHIHDPDDVFPGLVIKINPFTNRA from the coding sequence ATGGCTTGTGGGTGTTCATCAACAGCAATGGCAGAGAAGATTTCATGGAACTGTGCTGTATTTGTGGCACTTATGCTGGTGTTGAGTAGCTGCGAGTCAAACACAAGTGACTTCACGACTCAGATGATGTTTCATGAAAGTGTCAGCAATAGCAACAACAAAGCGTGTGATGAGATTTACGTGGTTCGTGAGGGAGAGACACTACAAACAATCAGCGAAAAATGTGGGGATCCTTATATTGTTGAAGAGAACCCACATATCCATGACCCTGATGATGTTTTCCCTGGCCTAGTTATCAAGATTAATCCTTTCACCAATAGAGCATAA
- the LOC114382443 gene encoding transcription initiation factor TFIID subunit 12-like gives MDPQAPATGTTVRSAAEPSQPQPPKPSPPLPLPPPSTSSTPPHPPPIANPNPNPSPGPGPGPGPIQAPSPKPPTPTPTPPQPRPPQPFNRALPPPSQPQFPHFSSPSPPSSAPSAAPPPRGGMAIGVPAHHQSPSPPFSSSFGQHFGGLGRTAVNVAESTSNSSTSQVRTPVQGMGMLGSQMRPSGIGSHQQRSVQSSLRPPTSAPNNQPAGSQSFQGHGLMRPSSVGSTATPSPSSSQSMQSLNQPWLSSGSQGKPPLPSAAYRQQLNPQSMQQRSHIPPMQQSTPTSSQQQQQQPLLSNQSQEHFGQQVPPSRAPLHVPHQPQVTRLQGPGNQKPSSLVAAQSSAAQPGTQSRLTNSDTDESSNSILSKRSIHELVNQVDPLEKLEPEVADILVDIAENFLESITRSGCSLAKHRKSTTLESKDILLHLEKNWNMTLPGFGGDEIKSYRRPITSDIHKERLAVIKKSMAATEAAHGKGSAGQASGSAKGNQGKTPLNIIGSPNLKNS, from the exons ATGGATCCTCAAGCTCCGGCGACGGGCACCACCGTTCGGAGCGCCGCGGAACCATCTCAACCTCAGCCACCAAAACCATCCCctcctctccctctccctccacctTCCACATCATCAACCCCTCCACACCCTCCCCCAATcgctaaccctaaccctaaccctagccCAGGCCCAGGCCCAGGCCCGGGCCCAATTCAAGCCCCGAGCCCCAAACCCCCCACTCCCACTCCCACGCCTCCCCAACCCCGCCCTCCCCAGCCCTTCAACCGCGCTTTACCACCTCCGTCGCAGCCTCAGTTCCCGCACTTCTCCTCCCCCTCTCCGCCGTCCTCAGCTCCCAGCGCCGCCCCGCCTCCGCGGGGTGGTATGGCGATCGGTGTGCCCGCGCACCACCAGAGCCCCTCCCCTCCGTTTTCGTCCTCCTTCGGTCAACATTTTGGAGGGCTGGGCCGCACCGCAGTCAACGTCGCTGAATCTACATCCAATTCAAGCACTTCTCAA GTGAGAACGCCGGTGCAAGGAATGGGGATGTTAGGGTCTCAAATGAGGCCAAGTGGAATCGGTTCACATCAACAGAGGTCTGTGCAATCGTCACTTAGACCTCCAACCTCTGCCCCGAATAATCAACCCGCTGGTTCACAA AGCTTCCAAGGGCATGGACTTATGAGACCCTCATCAGTGGGATCAACGGCTACTCCATCTCCGAGTTCATCACAAAGCATGCAGTCACTTAATCAGCCATGGTTGTCATCTGGGTCACAAGGGAAGCCTCCTTTGCCATCCGCAGCTTATAGGCAGCAATTGAACCCACAATCCATGCAGCAAAGGTCACATATTCCTCCGATGCAGCAATCCACACCAACATCCtcgcagcagcagcaacaacaaccttTGCTGTCTAATCAATCACAGGAGCATTTCGGGCAACAAGTTCCGCCATCCAGGGCTCCTCTACACGTGCCTCATCAGCCACAGGTTACGAGGTTACAGGGGCCAGGAAATCAGAAACCTTCATCTCTTGTGGCGGCACAATCTAGTGCAGCGCAGCCAGGGACTCAAAGTAGATTAACAAACTCAGATACCGATGAATCTTCTAATAGTATTCTCAGCAAAAGAAGTATCCATGAGCTAGTCAATCAG GTTGATCCACTGGAGAAGTTGGAGCCTGAAGTTGCAGACATTCTTGTAGATATTGCAGAAAATTTTCTAGAGTCT ataacCAGGTCTGGTTGTTCACTAGCCAAGCATCGGAAATCAACAACTTTAGAATCAAAGGACATACTGCTCCATCTTG AGAAAAATTGGAATATGACTCTTCCTGGGTTTGGTGGTGATGAGATTAAAAGCTACAGAAGACCG ATTACAAGTGATATTCACAAGGAGCGTCTAGCAGTT ATAAAGAAATCAATGGCTGCAACTGAGGCAGCACATGGGAAGGGCTCTGCTGGCCAGGCATCTGGTAGTGCAAAGGGTAATCAAGGGAAGACACCTTTGAATATCATTGGCTCGCCAAACCTAAAAAATTCATAG
- the LOC114382568 gene encoding zinc finger A20 and AN1 domain-containing stress-associated protein 4-like produces MAEEHRCETPEGHLLCANNCGFFGSTATMNLCSKCYGAIRLKEQEEASMKSTIETALSSSSLKPSFSTSPPTLVDVLIESPPPSLAEVAVTVAVEASSSISTSSGSVAQPNRCATCRKRVGLTGFKCRCGLTFCGAHRYSEKHACGFDFKTVGREEIARANPVIKAEKLRRI; encoded by the coding sequence ATGGCGGAAGAACACCGATGCGAAACTCCCGAAGGTCACCTACTCTGCGCCAACAACTGCGGCTTCTTCGGTAGCACCGCCACGATGAACCTGTGCTCGAAATGCTACGGCGCGATCCGCTTGAAGGAGCAAGAAGAAGCGTCGATGAAATCTACAATCGAAACCGCGCTCTCTTCTTCCTCGTTGAAACCGTCGTTCTCCACGTCACCTCCAACGTTGGTGGATGTCCTCATCGAATCGCCGCCGCCGTCTTTGGCGGAGGTTGCGGTCACGGTGGCGGTGGAGGCGTCGAGTTCTATTTCCACAAGCTCAGGTTCGGTTGCGCAACCGAACCGGTGTGCCACGTGTCGGAAGCGCGTGGGGCTGACCGGGTTCAAGTGCAGGTGCGGATTGACGTTCTGCGGGGCCCACAGGTACTCGGAGAAGCACGCGTGCGGGTTCGATTTTAAGACGGTGGGGAGAGAGGAGATTGCACGTGCCAACCCCGTGATCAAAGCGGAGAAGCTGCGGAGGATTTGA